In one window of Legionella fallonii LLAP-10 DNA:
- a CDS encoding IucA/IucC family protein: protein MALAYGSFDELSHQLRFLLFEIGIGLPQSSIDYFITLAHQNTLKRLERSVLAEHLTRSPIISHHVHDFIDQLQTKLKQSEPASLFYQWNNLRDELDESIANEALTLAYRLRWNSQIRNEARSYDSLWSWIKDKYTANEALLFLEQWGSQGHPSHPCFRAKIGFTRREVLQNSAEFQAQIRLHWCALRKNRIAIASHHLDFKTSMALSFPDEFRLWQEQLTINHLPPEEYIPIPIHPWQWRNKLQSLYNQLIDDKSLFLLPHHQSVMPSMSEEVMMSINPSNTYIKLSLDIHTPYTSKDLNQEPSYQDDVALSQWVNSLLEQANHYHHTLFLVSEITSLKIHNPPSLSHYQQQVSVNLMQNPTNLIASGQRVVPLAGLLTLSPISNRPLLIEIIQASELDPIVYFKLYCRKVLLGQLHLLLKYGIAFATQHQNTFIIFTDDMPQGLMIRDHEIINVSYEECFENKEKLTLSPAPISKNSTISELNNCFIQGTLQNNIGYWIKILAQEHQLDGQQLWSIVRQVMHAILDELSKELSSPLLSQQKHLLLSGVWQHQCLLTMKLKGNTNKGIYIEQPNSLHIP from the coding sequence ATGGCTTTGGCATATGGGAGTTTTGACGAACTTAGCCACCAATTACGCTTTTTATTATTTGAGATTGGTATTGGCCTACCACAAAGTAGCATTGATTACTTTATCACCTTGGCGCACCAAAATACGTTAAAACGTTTGGAGCGTTCTGTCCTTGCGGAGCATTTAACTCGTTCACCTATTATCAGTCATCATGTCCATGATTTTATAGATCAATTACAAACGAAATTAAAACAATCAGAACCAGCGAGTCTATTTTATCAATGGAATAATCTTAGAGATGAATTAGATGAATCTATTGCAAATGAAGCATTGACTCTAGCCTATAGATTACGTTGGAACTCACAAATTCGTAATGAAGCTCGCTCCTACGATAGCCTTTGGTCATGGATAAAAGACAAATATACCGCAAATGAAGCGTTATTATTTCTAGAACAGTGGGGCAGCCAAGGCCATCCATCTCATCCCTGTTTTCGCGCCAAAATAGGATTTACTCGACGGGAAGTCTTGCAAAACTCAGCGGAATTTCAAGCCCAAATTCGCCTTCATTGGTGTGCTTTACGCAAAAATAGAATCGCTATCGCTTCGCATCATCTCGATTTCAAAACATCCATGGCATTAAGCTTTCCCGATGAATTTAGGCTATGGCAAGAGCAATTAACAATAAATCATCTGCCTCCCGAGGAGTATATCCCCATTCCAATACATCCGTGGCAATGGCGCAATAAACTACAGTCTCTTTATAACCAGTTAATAGATGATAAATCACTCTTCCTATTACCACATCATCAATCCGTAATGCCTTCTATGTCTGAGGAAGTAATGATGTCAATAAATCCATCAAATACTTATATTAAATTATCTCTTGATATCCATACCCCATATACGTCCAAAGACCTAAATCAAGAGCCATCGTACCAAGATGATGTGGCACTATCACAATGGGTCAATTCTTTATTAGAGCAAGCAAACCACTATCACCATACCTTATTTCTAGTCTCAGAAATAACGTCTCTAAAAATTCATAATCCACCTTCCCTCTCACATTATCAGCAACAAGTATCAGTAAATCTTATGCAAAATCCGACCAATCTGATTGCATCAGGCCAGAGAGTCGTACCTTTAGCTGGTTTATTAACGCTCTCGCCTATATCCAATAGACCTCTGCTTATTGAAATAATTCAAGCGAGTGAATTAGATCCAATAGTTTATTTCAAACTTTATTGCCGTAAAGTCTTATTAGGACAATTGCATCTATTGCTGAAATATGGCATTGCCTTTGCAACACAGCATCAAAATACTTTCATAATTTTTACTGATGATATGCCTCAGGGTTTAATGATACGTGACCATGAAATAATTAATGTGTCCTATGAAGAGTGTTTTGAAAATAAAGAAAAATTAACTTTATCTCCAGCCCCAATATCTAAAAATAGCACTATATCCGAGTTAAATAATTGCTTTATCCAGGGAACGCTGCAAAATAATATTGGTTACTGGATAAAAATTTTAGCGCAAGAACATCAATTGGATGGCCAACAACTATGGAGTATAGTGCGCCAAGTGATGCACGCTATACTCGATGAGTTAAGCAAAGAACTGTCCTCTCCCCTTTTGAGCCAACAGAAACACCTGTTGCTATCTGGTGTTTGGCAACATCAATGCTTATTAACCATGAAGTTAAAAGGAAATACAAATAAAGGTATTTATATAGAACAACCGAACTCGCTGCACATACCATAA
- a CDS encoding 2'-5' RNA ligase family protein, with translation MSITARAISLPINVYLKLTPNNQVIPLIEHFNQFLQQKKLLSTYHVKPFILTHPLHITLYLATYEETQISAVIKQTQDLAQKQKNISIATERFHASTSGYVMLALEQNERLQQLSNKTLSQLAELRDQHASTPDWASKDRKRQELFKQWGSPSVMSYYQPHFSVFDPEHLSPKQRATLYQKLQLLIGQFSKVHDVKVKATAYAIGVGIADAQGQIIKELDSFPLS, from the coding sequence ATGTCTATTACAGCACGAGCAATAAGTTTACCAATCAACGTGTATCTTAAGTTAACGCCTAATAATCAGGTCATTCCCCTCATCGAACATTTTAATCAGTTTCTACAGCAGAAGAAGCTACTGAGTACTTATCATGTCAAGCCCTTTATTCTCACCCATCCCCTTCATATCACTTTATATCTCGCGACGTATGAAGAAACACAAATTAGCGCAGTTATAAAGCAAACTCAAGATTTGGCTCAAAAACAAAAGAACATATCGATCGCCACAGAGCGTTTTCACGCCAGTACCAGTGGCTATGTCATGTTAGCATTAGAACAGAATGAGCGATTGCAGCAATTAAGTAACAAAACATTAAGCCAATTAGCTGAGCTACGTGATCAGCATGCCTCTACTCCTGATTGGGCCTCAAAAGATCGGAAAAGACAAGAACTATTTAAACAATGGGGTAGTCCCAGCGTCATGAGTTATTACCAACCTCATTTCTCCGTCTTTGATCCGGAGCATTTATCTCCTAAACAACGCGCAACGTTATACCAAAAACTGCAGTTATTAATAGGGCAATTTAGTAAAGTACATGACGTCAAAGTTAAGGCAACAGCATACGCTATTGGTGTTGGTATTGCCGATGCCCAAGGACAAATTATAAAAGAACTGGATTCATTTCCTTTAAGTTAA
- a CDS encoding WD40 repeat domain-containing protein: MTTEKQDTFTQKNKKPQTKPGPNRDRFIPTRPVSQTEREMQEALFAGTFDIPATREADILFHTMFGFSLTTLQRSRVLNFKLPEPESLMLKRREFSALDNIRILDAPNLVSDAYYNPLCWSELVYLGLGNTTYSYDLQTKSVRKVNEASATISALSCSNKFITQATTDSSLHFIDAQTYSQTSVNNLAIFTKIIPDASSSGTYLLGYRAENAPHRQYTVSHYDVRSGRMTFHITSFGERFAGLAFDKRNTLALGIGDSVGLWDVRKLHEPRLSFTGHTTVSKAIAFSPEDPKKIVTGGEVEDKTLQLWDVTSGTVLAQATTEGPVCDIHWITQHGFFATQGVGNPSISCWSKEGRRLVKEQSTAVPEQVLHSAQNPQDPCAIATTLADESLKFWSVKKEKKEEKESKLEGVSSLQWPVIR; this comes from the coding sequence ATGACGACCGAAAAACAAGATACTTTTACACAAAAGAATAAAAAACCTCAGACGAAACCTGGCCCGAATCGTGATAGGTTTATTCCTACTCGTCCTGTTTCTCAAACAGAAAGGGAAATGCAAGAGGCCCTTTTTGCGGGAACCTTCGATATTCCTGCAACCAGAGAGGCAGACATTTTATTTCATACAATGTTTGGTTTTTCTCTTACAACATTACAACGATCCAGAGTCTTGAATTTTAAATTACCCGAACCAGAGTCATTGATGCTCAAGAGGCGTGAATTTTCTGCCCTGGATAATATTCGTATTTTAGATGCGCCTAATTTAGTGAGTGATGCTTATTATAATCCATTGTGCTGGAGTGAATTGGTATATCTAGGGCTAGGTAATACGACTTACTCCTATGACCTTCAAACGAAGAGCGTTAGAAAAGTCAACGAGGCGAGCGCCACTATTTCTGCCCTATCTTGCTCTAATAAGTTTATTACTCAGGCAACCACAGACTCAAGCTTGCATTTTATTGATGCTCAAACATATAGCCAAACATCAGTGAATAATTTAGCAATCTTTACCAAGATAATTCCCGATGCATCTTCTAGTGGAACGTATTTGCTTGGGTATAGGGCTGAAAACGCCCCCCATCGCCAATATACTGTAAGTCATTACGATGTGCGCTCCGGGCGAATGACTTTTCATATCACCTCATTTGGTGAAAGGTTCGCTGGGTTAGCATTCGATAAAAGAAATACACTCGCCTTAGGGATAGGCGACTCCGTTGGCCTTTGGGATGTGCGCAAATTGCACGAACCAAGACTATCATTCACAGGACATACAACCGTTTCTAAAGCAATTGCTTTTTCGCCCGAAGACCCTAAAAAAATTGTTACTGGAGGTGAGGTAGAAGATAAAACATTACAGTTATGGGATGTTACGTCTGGAACAGTCCTTGCTCAAGCAACTACAGAGGGGCCGGTATGCGATATTCATTGGATTACTCAACACGGTTTTTTTGCAACCCAAGGAGTTGGCAATCCCTCTATTTCTTGTTGGTCTAAGGAGGGGCGCAGGTTAGTTAAAGAGCAAAGTACCGCGGTGCCTGAACAAGTGTTACATTCAGCGCAAAATCCTCAGGACCCATGTGCTATTGCAACAACATTAGCAGATGAATCACTCAAGTTTTGGTCAGTAAAAAAAGAAAAGAAAGAAGAGAAGGAAAGTAAATTAGAGGGAGTCTCCTCTTTACAATGGCCAGTAATTCGCTAG
- the aroE gene encoding shikimate dehydrogenase yields MTSKRFAVIGNPITHSLSPIIHQSFAHQAKIELSYDKIQGDERLFEQQVSDFFIHKGKGLNVTLPFKQRAFAMAQHRTERCLLAGAANTLWICDNKLYADNTDGIGLIRDLTRYIDLPGKRILILGTGGAARGIIHPLLAANPETLTVASRTVAKAIALQNDFPQIKYAGLDTLSELFDLIINATSASLEGNTIFLPEQVMSYKPVCYDLAYQQKQATPFVDYAKNLGCVAIDGIGMLVEQAAEAFFIWNGVKPKTESVLQLLQQY; encoded by the coding sequence ATGACATCTAAACGTTTTGCTGTTATCGGTAATCCCATCACACATAGCTTATCTCCTATTATTCATCAGTCTTTTGCTCATCAAGCGAAGATTGAACTTTCCTATGACAAAATACAGGGTGATGAGCGGCTCTTTGAACAGCAAGTATCTGATTTTTTCATTCATAAAGGCAAGGGATTGAATGTCACCTTGCCTTTTAAACAACGAGCATTTGCTATGGCTCAACATCGTACGGAACGATGTCTACTGGCTGGGGCAGCGAATACCTTATGGATATGTGACAATAAGTTGTACGCAGATAATACGGATGGCATTGGATTAATTCGTGATTTAACGCGTTATATCGATTTACCTGGAAAGCGTATTCTAATATTGGGTACAGGAGGTGCTGCGAGAGGAATAATACATCCCTTATTAGCTGCAAATCCTGAAACTTTAACTGTGGCGAGTAGAACAGTGGCCAAAGCAATAGCGTTGCAAAATGATTTTCCGCAAATTAAATATGCGGGTCTTGATACTTTATCGGAACTATTTGATTTAATTATTAATGCTACTTCTGCAAGTTTGGAAGGCAATACTATCTTTTTACCAGAGCAGGTGATGTCTTATAAACCGGTTTGTTATGATTTAGCATACCAACAAAAACAGGCTACTCCTTTTGTCGATTACGCTAAAAACCTAGGGTGTGTGGCAATAGATGGCATAGGGATGTTGGTTGAACAGGCTGCCGAAGCATTTTTTATTTGGAACGGGGTCAAGCCTAAAACAGAGTCTGTTTTGCAATTACTGCAGCAATATTAA
- a CDS encoding acyltransferase family protein, with protein MKYRPDIDGLRAIAILLVLIYHGGLSLFPSGFVGVDVFFVISGFLITSIIHRSLSNHSFSFIDFYNRRLWRLQPVLVCFIFSTLLLTLLLFLPDDLIQFSRSARKTSLFISNLFFNQTTTGYFSPDTHQLPLLHTWSLSIEWQCYLILPLVMYGLHRIFSVRNVALVVYVLTFICLLCSWYYSKTLPVQTYYQFSSRIFEFLIGACVALVPSRPMTINKYLLNFFGGLAIVLIFYSASLDDILIAYPNGYAVLVCGATAFLIAIGRFYPNELIVKLLSLQPLVFIGVLSYSLYIWHWLVFSIIRYQSIIETLPVLLMAYGLTFCLAFLSWKYIEKPSRALNRLKFSYTVVGLLLVPIAMIHVIDHIIKVKAGFPQRFNQELVGVYQQLEQYASAQRPLCISNNKIDINSQCHIGAQNADSKKGLLIGDSFSNHYWGFIDTLGKAAHLAVFAQGTSSCITLPGIYLYDWWHFKKQIYQECREQTDKYYRLIRENHYDYVIIGQIWANYFSDKVINHLGDERSLALTKKRLEVALDDALRIITDSGAKPVLINSTAITTENVHDCFFKHIKFRRAYSPNECNFPLTILAGEQWFDDLFERMQIKYPQLVIIDPKKVQCENNQCKAALNGIPIYRDEGHITDYASYQLGLMYLQKLGNPLA; from the coding sequence ATGAAATACAGACCAGACATTGATGGATTAAGAGCGATTGCAATTTTACTGGTCCTTATTTATCACGGCGGACTTTCCTTATTTCCTTCTGGATTTGTTGGGGTGGACGTATTTTTTGTTATTTCAGGGTTCTTAATTACTAGTATTATTCATCGTTCGCTGTCTAATCATTCTTTTTCTTTTATTGATTTTTACAACCGAAGATTATGGCGATTACAGCCAGTCTTAGTTTGCTTTATCTTTTCGACTCTATTGCTTACCTTATTATTGTTTTTACCGGATGATTTGATTCAATTTAGTCGGAGTGCACGCAAAACTTCTTTATTTATATCCAATCTTTTTTTTAATCAAACAACAACAGGGTATTTTTCGCCGGACACTCACCAACTTCCATTATTACATACCTGGTCTCTATCTATTGAATGGCAATGCTATCTAATTTTACCGCTAGTGATGTATGGTTTGCATCGTATCTTTAGCGTACGAAATGTAGCCCTAGTGGTCTATGTGCTGACTTTTATCTGCTTATTATGCTCATGGTACTATTCAAAAACATTGCCTGTCCAAACCTATTATCAATTTTCCAGCCGAATTTTTGAATTTTTAATCGGAGCCTGTGTTGCTTTAGTTCCTTCTCGCCCGATGACAATAAACAAATATTTATTAAATTTTTTTGGTGGATTGGCCATTGTGCTTATTTTTTATAGTGCAAGCCTAGATGATATTCTTATCGCTTATCCTAATGGATATGCCGTTCTCGTTTGCGGCGCTACTGCATTTTTAATCGCTATTGGTCGCTTTTATCCAAATGAATTGATAGTGAAATTATTATCCTTACAACCATTGGTTTTTATCGGGGTACTATCTTATTCACTTTATATTTGGCATTGGTTGGTCTTTTCTATCATCAGATATCAAAGCATCATCGAGACCCTGCCCGTTTTGTTAATGGCTTATGGACTTACTTTCTGCCTGGCTTTCTTATCATGGAAATATATTGAAAAACCATCTAGGGCTTTGAATCGTCTGAAATTTAGCTATACAGTTGTTGGTTTATTACTAGTCCCTATAGCAATGATTCATGTCATTGATCATATTATTAAAGTGAAAGCAGGTTTCCCACAGCGCTTTAATCAGGAGTTAGTGGGGGTTTATCAACAATTGGAGCAATATGCTAGTGCACAAAGACCTTTATGTATTAGTAACAATAAAATAGATATAAACTCCCAATGTCACATAGGCGCTCAGAATGCTGATAGTAAAAAAGGGTTACTGATAGGCGATTCATTTTCTAATCATTATTGGGGATTTATCGACACTTTAGGGAAAGCGGCTCATTTAGCTGTTTTTGCTCAAGGAACTTCGTCGTGTATTACGCTGCCTGGAATTTATCTTTATGACTGGTGGCATTTTAAAAAGCAAATCTATCAGGAATGCCGAGAGCAAACCGATAAGTATTATCGATTGATACGAGAAAATCATTACGACTACGTAATCATAGGGCAAATATGGGCTAACTATTTTTCTGACAAGGTTATTAATCACTTAGGTGATGAGCGCTCTTTGGCGTTGACTAAAAAACGATTGGAAGTCGCTTTAGATGATGCATTAAGAATAATCACGGATTCCGGAGCGAAACCTGTTTTAATTAACTCCACCGCGATAACCACAGAAAATGTCCATGATTGCTTTTTTAAGCATATTAAATTCAGACGAGCTTATAGCCCTAATGAATGTAATTTTCCATTGACCATACTTGCTGGTGAACAGTGGTTTGATGATTTATTTGAACGGATGCAAATTAAGTATCCGCAATTAGTGATCATTGACCCTAAAAAAGTACAATGTGAAAATAATCAATGCAAAGCGGCGCTTAATGGGATTCCCATTTATCGTGATGAAGGGCATATAACCGATTATGCTTCCTATCAACTGGGTCTTATGTATCTACAAAAATTGGGTAATCCTTTAGCCTAA
- the yhbY gene encoding ribosome assembly RNA-binding protein YhbY, producing the protein MDTSFKQSLKARAHHLKPVILLGAKGLTEAVVAETNIALLSHELIKVKINGAEREDRIAMANDLCQQLDAELVQMIGNTVILYRKNEDKN; encoded by the coding sequence GTGGACACTTCGTTCAAACAATCACTTAAAGCTCGAGCCCATCATTTAAAGCCAGTCATACTTCTTGGTGCTAAAGGATTAACAGAAGCAGTTGTTGCAGAAACCAATATCGCGTTACTCTCCCATGAGTTAATCAAAGTTAAAATTAATGGTGCGGAAAGAGAAGATAGAATCGCAATGGCAAATGATTTATGCCAACAACTAGATGCGGAATTGGTTCAAATGATTGGCAATACAGTAATTCTTTATCGCAAAAATGAAGATAAAAATTAA
- a CDS encoding patatin-like phospholipase family protein, with protein sequence MMVKKALYLAGGGARGAYQAGVLKAIGHILQTKTFPFDMVSGVSVGSINAAILAENANDFPTALDKLESIWGEIHCQQIYKASNYELGKSVMRNLSTLIIKQRQSGHLLDTSPLKQFIDETIDFSRIEENINAGHLSTLEVISLCYETHQTISFYNHNHPEFHDWHYPRHSSQRAIISAEHILASSALPLFFPTIAIDGLHYGDGSIGLVAPLRGAIRFEVDKILILGTRELPEFTNPEILRNEEIPFASILGNMLNGLFLDNLDRDIEMVNRMNEIATLLSMWKKRRSPWRPISTLYLRPSQDMASLAQNNFKTMSALLRYLLNFLGAKSHSGDLLSFLLFEKEFTRELLELGFHDTIANAKEVVAFFS encoded by the coding sequence ATCATGGTTAAAAAAGCTCTATATCTGGCTGGTGGAGGTGCGCGAGGGGCCTATCAAGCTGGTGTTTTAAAGGCAATTGGTCACATTTTACAAACTAAAACCTTTCCATTTGATATGGTGAGTGGGGTCAGTGTTGGTAGTATTAATGCAGCAATACTTGCAGAAAATGCTAATGACTTTCCTACGGCACTGGATAAATTGGAATCGATATGGGGAGAGATCCATTGCCAGCAAATTTATAAGGCCAGTAATTATGAATTAGGGAAGTCTGTAATGCGCAATTTGAGCACCCTAATTATTAAACAACGACAGTCAGGCCACTTACTAGATACTTCGCCATTGAAACAGTTTATTGATGAGACTATCGATTTTTCGCGTATAGAAGAAAATATTAATGCAGGACATCTAAGTACTCTGGAGGTGATTAGTCTTTGCTATGAAACCCACCAGACGATTTCTTTCTATAACCATAACCACCCTGAATTTCATGATTGGCATTATCCTCGTCATAGTAGCCAACGCGCCATCATCAGTGCAGAGCACATTTTGGCATCCAGTGCCTTGCCTCTCTTCTTCCCAACAATAGCTATAGATGGATTACATTATGGAGATGGCAGTATAGGGCTTGTTGCTCCCTTACGCGGTGCTATACGCTTTGAAGTAGATAAGATTCTAATTTTAGGAACAAGAGAACTTCCCGAATTTACTAATCCAGAAATTTTGCGCAATGAAGAAATTCCTTTTGCCAGTATTTTAGGTAATATGCTTAATGGATTGTTCTTAGATAACCTTGATAGAGACATTGAAATGGTTAATCGCATGAATGAGATAGCCACTTTATTATCTATGTGGAAAAAACGCCGCTCTCCTTGGCGTCCCATATCAACTCTATATTTACGTCCAAGCCAAGATATGGCTTCTTTAGCACAAAACAATTTTAAAACCATGTCTGCCTTACTGCGATATTTGTTGAATTTTCTAGGTGCAAAAAGCCATTCAGGGGACTTATTAAGTTTTTTATTATTTGAAAAAGAATTTACCCGCGAGCTCTTAGAACTTGGCTTCCATGACACTATTGCTAATGCTAAAGAAGTTGTTGCATTCTTTAGTTAA
- the hda gene encoding DnaA regulatory inactivator Hda, whose protein sequence is MNTQLALAIKLNDEATLTDFNWENNALLQQQLQNMLSFQGERLLYLWGTKGCGKSHLLQACCQAVNSNHSAIYLPLMLLKEWGPQAIEGIEEQTLICIDDIDAIANDPSWEEALFHLYNRVKDEEKGLLIISGNHPPAISPIRLADLRSRLSWGLTIQLNELSDEEKINTLKQHALKRGFELPESVAQFLLNRCSRNMHDLHQLLNLLDDASLAAHRKITIPFVKNILNI, encoded by the coding sequence ATGAATACTCAATTAGCTTTAGCAATAAAATTAAATGATGAAGCAACCCTTACTGATTTTAACTGGGAAAATAACGCCCTATTACAACAGCAATTGCAAAACATGCTCTCTTTTCAAGGAGAGAGACTTCTCTACCTTTGGGGAACAAAAGGCTGTGGAAAATCACACTTGTTACAAGCCTGCTGCCAAGCAGTTAACTCAAATCACTCAGCTATTTATCTTCCTTTAATGCTTCTCAAGGAATGGGGTCCTCAAGCGATAGAAGGCATAGAAGAACAAACATTAATTTGTATCGATGATATAGATGCTATAGCCAATGATCCATCCTGGGAAGAAGCATTGTTTCACTTATATAACCGAGTCAAAGATGAGGAAAAAGGACTGCTTATTATATCTGGTAATCATCCGCCCGCCATAAGCCCTATTCGTCTTGCTGATTTGCGCTCAAGACTTTCTTGGGGATTAACAATCCAACTTAATGAATTAAGCGATGAAGAAAAAATAAATACCTTAAAACAGCACGCTTTGAAGCGAGGATTTGAATTACCTGAAAGTGTCGCTCAATTTTTACTAAACCGCTGTTCTCGTAATATGCATGATTTACATCAATTATTGAATCTATTAGATGATGCTTCGCTTGCCGCTCACCGTAAAATTACTATCCCTTTTGTTAAAAACATATTAAATATTTAG
- a CDS encoding oligopeptide:H+ symporter yields the protein MLGIFREQPDAFRMIFLLELWERFGFYTVQGVLTLYFIRYLGYSDMDSYYTFGAYSALVYGLVVIGGYLGDKVLGTKRTIVLGLIVLSAGYFSLALVDKKNVFLALGLICVGNGLFKANPSNLLSKCYEENDPRLHGGFTLYYMAINLGSMVALFAGPTVASRYGYTYTYLISAVGLIIGLANYWFQYQYIADINTAADKQRISVRQWGMVIVGVLLLTLISAHLLQNVILAKNLLWGITFIVIGAYIHWMSKEEKASRMNMLVAMVLMIEAIIFFTLYQQMPTSINLFAVNNVNPGFLGITIDPQSFQALNPIWIVLMSPVLAYGYDKINEKGILFSIPYKFALGMTMCALSFLILYFSRFFYTDNGAVSSWWLIISYLFQSLGELLVSALGVAMVAELVPAKIAGFVMGIWFLTSAVAGFIGATVASYTALPKHIKPGIESLMIYTTVFAWIGIITLIIALCMWLLAPHLNRYITTNTAKEKNKLDLVESSTAYNPNL from the coding sequence ATGCTGGGCATTTTCCGTGAACAACCAGATGCATTTCGTATGATTTTCTTGTTGGAATTATGGGAGCGCTTTGGTTTTTACACGGTACAAGGCGTCTTGACCCTCTATTTTATTCGCTATCTAGGGTATAGTGATATGGATTCTTATTATACCTTTGGTGCTTACTCTGCTTTAGTTTATGGCTTGGTAGTCATAGGAGGATATCTTGGTGATAAGGTACTTGGCACTAAACGTACTATTGTCCTAGGACTGATTGTTTTATCAGCAGGGTATTTTTCTTTGGCTCTGGTCGATAAAAAAAATGTTTTTTTAGCTCTTGGTCTAATTTGCGTAGGGAATGGCCTATTTAAAGCGAATCCGTCAAATTTATTATCCAAATGTTATGAAGAAAATGATCCTAGGTTACATGGTGGATTTACTCTTTATTACATGGCCATCAATTTGGGTAGTATGGTTGCTTTATTTGCAGGACCTACCGTCGCTAGTCGTTATGGTTACACCTATACCTATTTAATTAGTGCTGTGGGTTTAATTATTGGCTTGGCTAATTATTGGTTTCAATATCAGTATATAGCTGATATTAATACAGCAGCAGATAAGCAACGAATTTCTGTGCGGCAATGGGGCATGGTAATTGTTGGCGTATTACTTCTTACCCTAATTTCCGCTCATTTATTACAAAATGTAATACTCGCCAAGAACTTATTATGGGGAATCACTTTTATAGTCATTGGTGCTTATATTCATTGGATGAGCAAAGAAGAAAAAGCATCTCGTATGAATATGCTAGTTGCTATGGTGCTTATGATCGAGGCAATTATTTTTTTCACTTTATATCAACAAATGCCGACGTCAATCAATTTGTTTGCGGTGAATAATGTAAACCCTGGTTTCTTAGGTATCACTATCGATCCTCAGAGTTTTCAAGCGTTAAATCCTATCTGGATTGTTCTAATGAGTCCAGTGCTGGCCTATGGCTATGATAAAATAAATGAAAAAGGTATTTTATTTTCTATTCCTTACAAGTTCGCTTTGGGCATGACCATGTGTGCTTTGAGCTTTTTAATCCTTTATTTTTCGCGTTTTTTTTATACTGATAATGGAGCGGTTTCTTCTTGGTGGCTCATTATTAGCTATTTGTTTCAAAGTCTAGGTGAGTTATTAGTTTCTGCTCTTGGAGTAGCAATGGTGGCGGAGCTAGTGCCAGCAAAAATTGCAGGATTTGTTATGGGGATATGGTTTTTAACCTCCGCTGTTGCTGGATTTATTGGCGCCACAGTGGCTTCCTATACTGCACTTCCTAAGCATATTAAACCTGGCATAGAGTCACTAATGATTTATACCACTGTATTTGCCTGGATAGGTATTATAACCTTGATTATCGCTTTATGTATGTGGCTATTAGCTCCGCATTTGAATCGTTATATTACTACCAATACAGCGAAGGAAAAAAATAAACTAGATTTGGTTGAATCGTCTACAGCTTATAATCCCAATCTGTAA
- a CDS encoding CDP-alcohol phosphatidyltransferase family protein: MILKHIPNILTLFRLVLIVPFVMYLYHHEYVDAFYTFIIAGFTDGLDGWLARYLNCQSTFGSFVDPMADKLLVASSFISLALLGSLPWWLVIIVFLRDLSISIGVLVWYWCIQRKLDFIPSLLSKFNTTLQLALVTLCLFELAFFKLSSSFMDVLIYITAFTTAITYVDYFWTWGRRAWPQKDLSQ; encoded by the coding sequence ATGATACTAAAACACATACCCAACATATTAACCTTGTTCCGATTGGTACTAATTGTTCCATTTGTGATGTATTTATATCATCATGAATACGTTGATGCATTTTATACGTTTATCATCGCTGGGTTTACTGATGGACTAGATGGCTGGTTAGCAAGATATTTAAATTGTCAAAGTACCTTTGGTTCTTTTGTTGATCCCATGGCAGATAAATTACTGGTTGCGTCTAGTTTTATTTCATTAGCTCTGCTTGGTTCTTTACCTTGGTGGCTAGTGATTATCGTCTTTTTAAGAGACTTAAGTATTTCTATAGGAGTGCTCGTTTGGTATTGGTGTATTCAACGCAAATTGGATTTTATACCCTCGTTATTAAGCAAATTTAATACAACGCTCCAATTGGCCTTGGTTACTTTATGCCTGTTCGAATTGGCTTTTTTCAAACTTTCCTCTTCTTTCATGGATGTATTAATCTATATAACGGCATTTACCACAGCAATAACTTATGTTGATTACTTTTGGACTTGGGGCAGAAGAGCATGGCCTCAAAAAGATTTATCCCAATGA